A single region of the Pseudomonas granadensis genome encodes:
- a CDS encoding PaaI family thioesterase encodes MAENSVFERATRFLSALRHCQVLGLKVQSASSEGLTVILPYSAQIVGNPQTGVIHGGAITSLMDTACGMSTLCVLPEFEVCPTLDLRIDYMHAAEPHKDVYGFAQCYRVTTDVIFARGFAYQDDPEQPIAHVVGTFMRMGKALKGTQGFGGAIKGVKP; translated from the coding sequence ATGGCTGAAAACAGCGTTTTTGAGCGTGCGACACGGTTCCTCTCGGCGTTGCGCCACTGTCAAGTGCTGGGGTTAAAGGTGCAGAGCGCCTCCAGCGAAGGCCTGACGGTGATCCTGCCCTACAGTGCGCAGATCGTCGGTAACCCGCAAACCGGGGTGATTCATGGCGGCGCGATTACCTCGCTGATGGACACGGCCTGCGGCATGTCGACCTTGTGCGTGCTGCCGGAATTCGAAGTCTGCCCGACCCTCGATCTGCGCATCGATTACATGCACGCCGCCGAGCCGCATAAAGATGTCTATGGCTTTGCCCAGTGCTACCGGGTCACCACTGACGTGATTTTTGCCCGCGGATTCGCCTACCAGGACGATCCCGAGCAACCCATTGCCCACGTTGTCGGCACGTTCATGCGGATGGGCAAGGCGCTCAAAGGCACCCAAGGCTTTGGCGGCGCTATCAAGGGAGTCAAGCCGTGA
- a CDS encoding PaaI family thioesterase, giving the protein MSGDLKQQLQLAHAQGDYAPLLKLIPYAGLIGIECSRVGDELLFKLPANKDNIGNPLLPAIHGGVIAGFMELAAALHLLIFTGAPGVPKIIDFSLDYLRAGQFRDTWAKCQVCRQGRRVANVAITAWQTTEAEPIATARAHFKIDEPLKS; this is encoded by the coding sequence GTGAGCGGTGATCTCAAGCAGCAATTGCAGCTGGCCCATGCGCAAGGCGACTATGCGCCGTTGCTGAAGCTGATCCCCTACGCCGGCCTGATCGGCATCGAGTGCTCGCGGGTAGGCGATGAGCTGCTGTTCAAGCTGCCGGCGAACAAGGACAACATTGGTAACCCTTTATTGCCGGCGATCCATGGCGGGGTGATTGCCGGGTTCATGGAGCTGGCGGCCGCCCTGCATCTGCTGATTTTCACCGGCGCCCCGGGCGTGCCGAAGATCATCGACTTTTCCCTCGACTACCTGCGCGCCGGGCAGTTTCGCGACACATGGGCCAAATGCCAGGTCTGTCGGCAGGGGCGTCGGGTCGCCAATGTGGCGATCACTGCCTGGCAAACCACCGAGGCTGAACCGATTGCCACCGCTCGCGCGCACTTCAAAATCGATGAACCCTTGAAATCCTGA
- the htpG gene encoding molecular chaperone HtpG — protein sequence MSVETQKETLGFQTEVKQLLHLMIHSLYSNKEIFLRELISNASDAVDKLRFEALAKPELLEGGADLKIRVSFDKDAKTVTLEDNGIGMNRDDVITHLGTIAKSGTADFMKNLSGDQKKDSHLIGQFGVGFYSAFIVADKVDVYSRRAGTAASEGVHWSSKGEGEFEVANIDKPERGTRIVLHLKSGEDEFADGWRLRNIIKKYSDHIALPIELPKEVTAAEGEEAPAVEWETVNRASALWTRPRTEVKDEEYQEFYKHIAHDFENPLSWSHNKVEGKLEYSSLLYVPARAPFDLYQREAPKGLKLYVQRVFVMDQAESFLPLYLRFIKGVVDSNDLSLNVSREILQKDPIIDSMKTALTKRVLDMLEKLAKNEPEQYKGFWKNFGQVMKEGPAEDFANKEKIAGLLRFASTQGDDGEQIVGLADYLARAKEGQDKIYYLTGETYAQVKNSPHLEVFRKKGIEVLLLTDRIDEWLMSYLSEFDGKTFVDVARGDLDLGNLDSEEDKKAAEEVAKSKEGLVERLKTALGESVAEVRVSHRLTDSPAILAIGEQDLGLQMRQILEASGQKVPDSKPIFEFNPNHPLIEKLDGEQNEERFGDLSHILFDQAALAAGDSLKDPAAYVRRLNKLLVELSV from the coding sequence ATGAGTGTGGAAACTCAAAAGGAAACCCTGGGCTTCCAGACCGAGGTAAAGCAGCTGCTGCACCTCATGATCCATTCGCTGTATTCGAACAAGGAAATCTTCCTGCGCGAATTGATCTCGAACGCCTCTGACGCTGTCGACAAGCTGCGCTTCGAAGCGCTGGCCAAGCCAGAGTTGCTCGAGGGCGGCGCTGACCTGAAAATCCGTGTGAGCTTCGACAAGGACGCCAAGACCGTCACTCTCGAAGACAACGGTATCGGCATGAACCGTGACGATGTGATCACCCACCTGGGGACCATCGCCAAGTCCGGCACTGCCGATTTCATGAAAAACCTGTCCGGCGATCAGAAGAAGGATTCGCACCTGATCGGTCAGTTCGGTGTGGGTTTCTACTCCGCGTTCATCGTTGCCGACAAGGTTGACGTCTACAGCCGTCGCGCCGGCACTGCTGCCAGCGAAGGCGTGCACTGGTCGTCGAAAGGCGAGGGCGAGTTCGAAGTCGCCAACATCGACAAGCCAGAGCGCGGTACCCGCATCGTCCTGCATCTGAAATCCGGTGAAGATGAGTTCGCCGATGGCTGGCGTCTGCGCAACATCATCAAAAAGTATTCCGACCACATCGCGCTGCCGATCGAGCTGCCGAAAGAAGTCACCGCGGCTGAAGGCGAAGAGGCTCCTGCCGTCGAGTGGGAAACTGTCAACCGCGCCAGTGCCCTGTGGACCCGTCCGCGCACTGAAGTGAAGGACGAGGAATACCAGGAGTTCTACAAGCACATCGCGCATGACTTCGAGAATCCACTGTCGTGGAGTCACAACAAGGTCGAAGGCAAGCTCGAGTACAGCTCGCTGCTCTACGTGCCGGCCCGCGCCCCGTTCGATCTGTACCAGCGTGAAGCGCCAAAAGGGCTGAAGCTGTACGTGCAGCGTGTGTTTGTCATGGATCAGGCCGAGTCGTTCCTGCCGCTGTACCTGCGCTTCATCAAAGGTGTGGTCGATTCCAACGATCTGTCGCTGAACGTGTCGCGTGAAATCCTGCAGAAAGACCCGATCATCGATTCGATGAAGACTGCGCTGACCAAGCGCGTACTGGACATGCTGGAAAAACTGGCGAAGAACGAGCCAGAGCAATACAAGGGCTTCTGGAAAAACTTCGGTCAGGTCATGAAAGAAGGCCCGGCAGAAGATTTCGCCAACAAAGAGAAAATTGCCGGTCTGCTGCGCTTCGCATCGACTCAGGGTGACGACGGCGAGCAGATCGTCGGTCTGGCCGACTACCTGGCCCGCGCCAAGGAAGGTCAGGACAAGATCTACTACCTCACCGGCGAGACCTACGCGCAGGTCAAGAACAGCCCGCACCTGGAAGTCTTCCGCAAGAAAGGCATCGAAGTGCTGCTGCTGACCGACCGCATTGACGAGTGGCTGATGAGCTACCTCAGCGAGTTCGACGGCAAGACCTTCGTCGACGTGGCACGCGGTGACCTCGATCTGGGCAATCTGGACTCGGAAGAGGACAAGAAGGCTGCAGAAGAAGTCGCCAAGTCCAAGGAAGGTCTGGTCGAGCGCCTGAAGACCGCGCTGGGCGAGTCCGTTGCGGAAGTTCGTGTGTCGCATCGCCTGACGGATTCGCCAGCCATTCTGGCCATTGGCGAGCAGGACCTGGGGCTGCAAATGCGCCAGATCCTCGAGGCGAGCGGGCAAAAGGTGCCGGATTCGAAGCCGATCTTCGAATTCAACCCGAACCACCCGCTGATCGAGAAACTCGATGGCGAGCAGAACGAAGAGCGTTTCGGCGACCTGTCGCACATTCTCTTCGATCAGGCCGCGCTGGCTGCTGGCGACAGCTTGAAAGACCCGGCCGCTTATGTGCGCCGTCTGAACAAGCTGCTGGTTGAACTGTCGGTTTGA